One Pseudorasbora parva isolate DD20220531a chromosome 4, ASM2467924v1, whole genome shotgun sequence genomic region harbors:
- the LOC137073853 gene encoding CD209 antigen-like protein B gives MKSGRYIVNKVTEGATGPQTQSHFQDEGKAQMCRGRRCLVLTVCLGLICVVLLIFIIIITAERDLFKSYKNTAEELNQTINSLQDNYTDLMTEKDQLKNSNSLNGTRVKDRPDEKSQLQRNLSYLNENKLELVTRVNDLTAEKGQLQRRVDTLSQEKLELETRVNDLTAEKGQLQGRVDTLSQEKLELETRVNDHTAEKGQLEGRVDSLSQEKLELERNLTSLGEELKNKSKQGYLWGPDGLFMSSEEKSWSDSRQYCRDRGADLVIINTEVKQRHITSFIKESVWIGLSENKKDGNMTWVDNSPLKQEFWYEKPNNANGDEDCVELMPSAHILNNWNDLQCSMKRKGICEKKGACF, from the exons ATGAAATCAGGCAGGTATATTGTAAACAAAGTTACTGAAGGCGCAACTGGACCTCAAACACAGAGTCACTTCCAGGATGAAGGAAAAGCTCAAATGTGCa GAGGAAGGAGGTGCTTGGTGTTGACAGTTTGTCTCGGGCTCATTTGTGTTGTTCTACtgatcttcatcatcatcatcacagcaGAGAGAGACCTGTTTAAGAGTTACAAGAACACAGCTGAAGAGTTAAACCAGACTATCAACAGCTTACAGGACAATTACACTGATCTAATGACTGAAAAAGACCAACTGAAGAACTCCAACTCTTTGAATGGGACTAGAGTCAAAGATCGCCCTGATGAGAAAAGTCAGTTACAGAGAAATCTGAGTTATTTGAATGAGAACAAACTGGAGCTGGTGACCAGAGTCAATGATCTCACTGCTGAGAAAGGCCAGTTACAGAGAAGAGTTGACACTTTGAGTcaggagaagctggagctggagaCCAGAGTCAATGATCTCACTGCTGAGAAAGGCCAGTTACAGGGAAGAGTTGACACTTTGAGTCAGGAGAAGCTGGAGTTGGAGACCAGAGTCAATGATCACACTGCTGAGAAAGGCCAGTTAGAGGGAAGAGTTGACTCTTTGAGTCAGGAGAAACTGGAGTTAGAAAGAAACCTCACATCTTTGGGTGAAGAACTAAAGAACAAATCTAAACAAG GATATTTGTGGGGTCCAGATGGTTTGTTCATGTCCAGTGAGGAGAAGAGCTGGTCTGATAGCAGGCAGTACTGCAGGGATCGAGGAGCTGATCTGGTCATTATCAACACTGAAGTGAAGCAG agacacatAACTTCATTCATCAAGGAGAGTGTGTGGATTGGTTTGTCTGAAAATAAGAAAGATGGCAACATGACATGGGTGGATAATTCACCACTGAAACAAGA GTTCTGGTATGAAAAGCCAAACAATGCAAATGGAGATGAGGACTGTGTTGAACTGATGCCTTCAGCCCACATCCTGAACAACTGGAATGATCTCCAATGCTCTATGAAGAGAAAAGGGATTTGTGAGAAAAAGGGAGcatgtttttaa